The Chlamydiales bacterium region TTAAATAGCAGCACGCCTTTTGGTTATTATGCCATCACCATGACTCTCAGCATGCTTTTTCTAGCTATATTTAATATAGAATATTTTTTTAGTAGCAAAATAGCTACATTTCTTATGTCTGTACTTCTGTTTGTTTTTATTCAAACAGGACTAGAGCAGGCACTTGGCGTACTTTTTAAACTCTACGTACACACCTCTTTAGAATGGATGTTCTCAGATCTTATTGTCTATCCCGTACTAGATGTTCTCTATTCTTGGTTTATGGTCTATCTGCTTATGAAAAGGTATTATATCGTTCGATAAACAAGCTTTTCTGCCAAAAGCTCTAAAAATGTTGAATCTTTAAAAGTCTTTCTTAAATGTTCTTTTGCGGAAGAAAGAAGATTACTTGCTGCTTGCTTTGACCCCTCAACTCCAAGATGAGATACATAAGTTATTTTGTTATTAATTACATCGGTACTAACTTTTTTACCATGCTTTTCTTCAGAAGCCGTTACATCAAGGACATCATCGATGATTTGAAATGCAAGGCCGATTTTTTCTCCAAAATCCTCTATTTCTTTATAATCTTCAACACCTGCAATGATTGCGCCACCCACAACCGCTGCAGAAAGCAATGCACCTGTCTTTAATGAATGAAGCTTTTCTAAATTTTCTATGGACATCTCCTTGCCAACATTCATAAGATCCATTACCTGGCCACCAATCATTCCATGAGCCCCTGCATTTTTTGAAAAGAGAGAAATCAGCTTAAGTTTTTGTGACTCTGTAATTAATTGTGCGTTTGAAATTAACTCGAAAGCATAGGTTAGAAGAAAATCGCCTGTCAAAAGTGCATGCCACTCTGGAACTACTTTATGAAGTGTAAGCCTTCCTCTTCTGTAATCATCATTATCCATACAAGGAAGATCATCATGAATTAAGGAATATGTATGGATCATTTCAAGTGCAAGAGCCGGCATAAGCGCTTTTTGTTTATCTGCACCGAAAGCTGCGGCAATGGCCATCATTAAAATAGGCCTCAAACGTTTTCCTGAAGAGAGCAGAGAATAGCGAGC contains the following coding sequences:
- a CDS encoding polyprenyl synthetase family protein codes for the protein MDVASYCHEHACWIENELSKLVEEKNLPYNELFKAARYSLLSSGKRLRPILMMAIAAAFGADKQKALMPALALEMIHTYSLIHDDLPCMDNDDYRRGRLTLHKVVPEWHALLTGDFLLTYAFELISNAQLITESQKLKLISLFSKNAGAHGMIGGQVMDLMNVGKEMSIENLEKLHSLKTGALLSAAVVGGAIIAGVEDYKEIEDFGEKIGLAFQIIDDVLDVTASEEKHGKKVSTDVINNKITYVSHLGVEGSKQAASNLLSSAKEHLRKTFKDSTFLELLAEKLVYRTI